One region of Bacillus pumilus genomic DNA includes:
- a CDS encoding saccharopine dehydrogenase family protein, whose translation MRSQVMVIGGYGHVGQQICLELSEVYPGQIVAAGRSYEKAEKFSRQTKGKVLPYQLDVSEPLFSDWVDQTKLVIMCLDQEDPSFAETVLRSGIDYIDISAKGAYMEQMAKLDHQHTSATALLSVGLAPGLTNLLAGKAASMLSSVNQIDIGIMLGLGDQHGKAAIEWTLDNVHTDYVVTEHHQRKRVKSFTGGKRIDFGVKLGKRQAYQFPFSDQQTLPLTLSVPSVTTRICFDSRAATRAFAFTRSLGMTSLLTVPKIKERAISMIQSAQMGTDQYALKVEATGMERNKIHQVALGIKGHDESQATAQVASAAALHLLGRRFQTGVFHIEQLFSLAYENGDFALVDQKTKEKRVLALKASLLTA comes from the coding sequence ATGAGATCACAGGTGATGGTGATAGGCGGCTATGGACATGTTGGACAGCAAATATGTCTTGAGCTAAGCGAAGTGTATCCCGGACAAATTGTAGCGGCAGGCAGAAGCTATGAGAAAGCTGAGAAATTTTCACGCCAGACAAAAGGGAAAGTTCTTCCCTATCAACTAGATGTCAGTGAGCCGTTATTTTCGGACTGGGTGGATCAAACAAAACTGGTGATCATGTGCCTTGATCAAGAAGACCCGTCATTTGCTGAAACAGTTCTGCGGTCAGGCATTGATTATATAGATATCTCTGCGAAAGGGGCGTACATGGAACAGATGGCAAAGCTGGATCACCAGCACACCAGTGCAACGGCTTTACTCAGCGTCGGGCTTGCGCCTGGCCTTACGAATTTATTGGCAGGGAAAGCAGCATCTATGCTCTCATCAGTGAATCAAATAGATATAGGGATTATGCTTGGATTGGGTGATCAGCATGGAAAAGCCGCCATTGAATGGACGCTTGACAATGTCCATACTGACTATGTGGTTACTGAGCATCATCAGCGTAAAAGAGTCAAAAGCTTTACTGGAGGCAAGCGTATAGATTTTGGTGTGAAACTTGGAAAGCGGCAAGCCTATCAGTTCCCCTTCTCTGATCAGCAGACATTGCCTTTGACGCTCAGCGTGCCTTCTGTGACAACAAGGATTTGTTTTGATTCTCGCGCGGCAACGCGGGCATTTGCCTTCACAAGGAGCCTTGGAATGACGTCCCTTCTCACTGTGCCGAAAATCAAGGAACGAGCCATTTCTATGATTCAATCTGCTCAAATGGGAACAGATCAATATGCATTGAAAGTGGAGGCGACAGGAATGGAGAGGAACAAGATTCATCAAGTAGCACTTGGAATCAAAGGGCATGATGAGTCTCAAGCAACAGCTCAAGTCGCCTCTGCTGCGGCACTGCATTTATTGGGCAGGCGCTTTCAGACAGGTGTGTTTCATATCGAACAATTATTTTCATTAGCGTATGAGAATGGTGATTTTGCGTTGGTGGATCAAAAAACGAAGGAAAAGCGTGTGTTAGCGCTGAAAGCCAGCCTTTTAACGGCATAA
- the deoC gene encoding deoxyribose-phosphate aldolase, producing MTIANLIDHTALKPDTSKAAIMQLLEEAKTHQFASVCVNPTWVSLAAKELAGTGVDICTVIGFPLGANTTAVKAFETKDAIENGATEVDMVINIAALKDGEYDAVEQDIRAVVDAAKGKALVKVIIEACLLTDEEKVKACELSVKAGADFVKTSTGFSTGGATAEDIALMRKTVGPDIGVKASGGVRTKEDVEAMLAAGATRIGASAGVSIIKGDQSAPSKDY from the coding sequence ATGACGATAGCAAATCTTATTGATCATACAGCACTAAAACCAGATACATCGAAAGCTGCAATCATGCAGTTACTTGAAGAAGCAAAGACTCATCAGTTCGCATCTGTTTGTGTGAATCCAACATGGGTGTCTCTTGCGGCGAAAGAACTAGCAGGAACAGGCGTTGATATTTGTACAGTCATCGGTTTCCCGCTAGGTGCAAACACAACAGCAGTAAAAGCATTCGAAACAAAGGATGCAATTGAGAACGGTGCAACCGAAGTGGACATGGTCATCAATATCGCGGCATTGAAAGACGGCGAATATGATGCAGTTGAGCAAGATATTCGTGCAGTTGTAGACGCAGCAAAAGGGAAGGCACTTGTGAAAGTCATTATTGAAGCGTGCTTACTCACAGATGAAGAGAAAGTCAAAGCTTGTGAGCTTTCAGTGAAAGCTGGCGCTGATTTTGTGAAAACATCGACTGGATTTAGTACAGGCGGTGCAACTGCTGAGGACATCGCATTAATGCGTAAAACAGTAGGACCTGACATCGGTGTGAAAGCATCAGGCGGCGTGAGAACAAAAGAAGATGTTGAGGCAATGCTAGCTGCAGGCGCTACCCGAATTGGTGCGAGTGCAGGCGTTTCTATTATCAAAGGGGATCAATCAGCTCCTTCGAAAGACTATTAA
- a CDS encoding acyltransferase family protein, which produces MSSKENRLRYILGLDGLRAVAVLAVIAYHLHIGPASGGFLGVDLFFVISGYLITTILLHKQDLGYQELLPFWMGRIRRLLPAAYVMIFLTVSWCAIAGSNALLSIRGDALSSFFYVSNWWYIFHQLSYFDSFNAVSPLKNLWSLAIEEQFYIIWPVLLIAGLKWVKNRSHLPMITFGLALVSALWMAILYSPDTDPSRVYYGTDTRAFALLIGCSLAFVWPMQRLSSKKLLPVGRRILHIAGFGSFAVFLLCVYAVDEFDGFLYQGGMLLFCLNAAILIACICHPASLLGKWLSYQPLVWIGKRSYGIYLWHYPIIVLTTPVIEIGQPSMGRVALQIIAILLIAEASYRFIEQPIRRLGFTQYFASWSIWKKGFKQWSTSHKVFLGITAALLILFTIGMSSSSHTSPHAKEVTQIKTAPKKAGDSTESKTKKKKEKHEKKAADQKQFHQILAIGDSVMLDIAPNLEKAYAQITIDAKVGRQMNEAVSIAPQYASFNQSDAAVIIELGTNGYFTEGTLTAFIQQFSKAHIFLVNTRVPRSWESDVNAVIQRVADQHANVTLVDWHSAATGQPSYFQPDGVHLSTKGSDTLTQLITASIKKKGDVSSS; this is translated from the coding sequence ATGAGCAGCAAGGAGAATCGTTTACGTTATATATTAGGACTAGATGGGCTAAGAGCCGTTGCTGTATTGGCGGTCATTGCTTATCACTTACATATTGGACCTGCAAGCGGCGGGTTTCTTGGCGTTGATTTGTTTTTTGTGATTTCTGGTTACTTGATTACAACGATCTTGTTACATAAGCAGGATTTGGGTTATCAAGAGCTTTTACCATTTTGGATGGGCCGAATCAGAAGGCTCCTTCCAGCTGCTTACGTGATGATTTTCTTAACCGTCAGCTGGTGTGCAATTGCGGGTTCGAATGCACTATTGTCCATTCGTGGCGATGCCTTATCGTCCTTTTTTTATGTCAGTAACTGGTGGTACATTTTCCATCAGCTGTCTTATTTTGATAGCTTCAACGCTGTATCTCCACTGAAAAATTTGTGGTCTTTGGCGATAGAAGAGCAATTTTATATCATTTGGCCGGTACTATTGATTGCTGGGCTAAAATGGGTGAAAAATAGATCCCATCTGCCAATGATCACCTTTGGCCTTGCACTTGTCTCCGCCTTATGGATGGCAATCCTTTATTCACCCGATACGGACCCAAGCAGGGTTTATTATGGAACAGATACTCGTGCATTTGCGCTTCTGATTGGGTGCAGCCTAGCATTTGTATGGCCCATGCAAAGACTGTCCAGCAAAAAGCTCCTTCCTGTTGGCAGACGTATTTTACATATCGCTGGTTTTGGTTCGTTTGCGGTTTTTCTTCTATGTGTTTATGCAGTGGACGAATTTGACGGCTTTCTCTATCAAGGCGGCATGCTTTTATTCTGTCTTAATGCAGCGATTTTAATTGCGTGCATCTGCCACCCTGCAAGCCTATTGGGAAAATGGCTCTCCTATCAGCCGCTCGTCTGGATTGGAAAGCGTTCTTATGGTATTTACCTGTGGCATTATCCCATCATCGTGCTGACCACCCCTGTCATTGAAATTGGACAGCCTTCTATGGGGCGTGTCGCATTGCAGATCATTGCCATTTTACTTATCGCAGAGGCCTCTTACCGCTTCATCGAACAGCCGATTCGCCGGCTTGGCTTCACACAATATTTTGCCTCTTGGTCTATTTGGAAAAAGGGATTCAAACAATGGTCTACGTCTCATAAAGTGTTCCTTGGAATCACTGCAGCTCTTTTAATCTTATTTACCATTGGCATGTCCAGTTCGTCCCATACGTCTCCACATGCCAAGGAAGTGACACAAATTAAGACGGCACCGAAAAAAGCAGGAGACTCTACGGAATCGAAAACGAAAAAAAAGAAAGAAAAACACGAGAAGAAAGCAGCAGATCAGAAGCAGTTTCACCAAATTCTTGCTATTGGTGATTCCGTCATGCTGGACATAGCGCCGAATCTTGAAAAGGCATATGCACAAATCACCATCGATGCAAAGGTTGGCAGACAAATGAACGAAGCCGTCAGCATCGCTCCTCAGTATGCTTCATTTAATCAATCTGATGCCGCTGTTATCATTGAGCTTGGCACGAATGGCTATTTTACTGAGGGCACATTGACAGCATTCATTCAGCAATTTTCAAAGGCGCACATTTTCCTTGTGAACACGAGAGTCCCAAGGTCTTGGGAAAGCGATGTGAATGCAGTCATTCAGCGAGTGGCCGATCAACATGCCAATGTGACCCTGGTCGATTGGCATTCAGCCGCTACCGGACAGCCTTCTTATTTTCAGCCTGATGGTGTTCACCTTTCAACAAAAGGCTCTGATACATTGACACAGCTCATTACAGCAAGCATCAAGAAAAAAGGAGATGTGTCATCGTCATAA
- a CDS encoding NupC/NupG family nucleoside CNT transporter — MKYVIGIIGLLVILAIAWLASNGKKRVKFRPVIVMIVLQFILGYILLNTGVGNFLVGGFARGFQMLLGYAGEGINFVFGGLMNDKASTFFINVLLPIVFISALIGILQHWRILPLIVRGIGYLLSKVNGMGKLESYNAVASAILGQSEVFISIKKQLGLLPQQRLYTLCASAMSTVSMSIVGAYMQMIKPEYVVTALVLNLFGGFIIASIINPYEVAKDEDMIEIVEEEKQSFFEMLGEYIMDGFKVAIVVAAMLIGFVALIAMINGIFTAVIGVSFQDVLGYVFAPFAFIVGVPWSEAVQAGSIMATKMVSNEFVAMQILSGDAFHFTARTEAIISVFLVSFANFSSIGIIAGAVKGLNEKQGNVVARFGLKLLFGATLVSFLTAGIVGLIY, encoded by the coding sequence ATGAAATACGTGATTGGTATCATCGGTTTGCTGGTGATTCTCGCCATTGCATGGCTGGCTAGTAACGGCAAAAAACGAGTAAAATTCCGTCCAGTAATTGTCATGATTGTACTGCAATTTATTTTAGGTTATATTCTGCTCAATACAGGTGTTGGAAATTTCCTAGTCGGGGGCTTTGCAAGGGGATTCCAAATGCTTCTAGGCTATGCCGGTGAAGGAATCAACTTCGTATTTGGCGGATTAATGAATGATAAGGCATCAACTTTCTTCATCAATGTCTTACTGCCGATCGTCTTTATTTCGGCATTGATCGGTATCCTACAGCATTGGCGTATCCTCCCGCTTATCGTACGCGGAATCGGGTATTTGCTTAGTAAAGTAAATGGAATGGGGAAACTAGAATCCTACAACGCAGTAGCGTCTGCGATTTTAGGTCAATCAGAAGTCTTTATTTCCATTAAGAAACAGCTTGGATTATTACCTCAACAACGTCTTTATACATTGTGTGCATCTGCGATGTCAACTGTATCGATGTCCATTGTTGGTGCATACATGCAAATGATTAAACCAGAGTATGTTGTAACAGCACTCGTGTTAAACCTATTTGGTGGATTTATTATTGCGTCTATCATCAATCCTTATGAAGTGGCTAAGGACGAAGACATGATTGAAATTGTAGAAGAAGAAAAGCAATCCTTCTTTGAAATGCTTGGCGAATATATTATGGATGGTTTCAAAGTAGCGATTGTTGTCGCTGCGATGTTGATTGGATTCGTTGCATTAATTGCGATGATTAATGGAATCTTTACAGCTGTCATCGGTGTTTCTTTCCAAGATGTACTTGGTTATGTATTTGCCCCATTTGCTTTTATTGTTGGTGTACCTTGGAGCGAAGCAGTACAAGCAGGAAGCATTATGGCAACGAAAATGGTTTCCAACGAATTTGTGGCAATGCAAATCCTGTCCGGTGATGCTTTCCATTTCACTGCTCGTACAGAAGCGATCATTTCTGTATTCCTTGTATCATTTGCGAATTTCTCTTCTATCGGTATCATTGCTGGAGCAGTCAAAGGCTTAAACGAAAAACAAGGGAACGTTGTCGCACGCTTTGGATTAAAGCTTCTATTTGGTGCAACACTTGTCAGCTTCTTAACAGCAGGCATTGTCGGTTTGATTTACTAA
- a CDS encoding pyrimidine-nucleoside phosphorylase, with protein sequence MRMVDIIAKKRDGKELSSEEISFFVKEYTDGTIPDYQASALAMAIFFQDMTDQERADLTLAMANSGDTIDLSAIEGIKVDKHSTGGVGDTTTLVLAPLVAALDVPVAKMSGRGLGHTGGTVDKLEAVKGFHVEITKDEFIELVNRHKVAVIGQSGNLTPADKKLYALRDVTGTVNSIPLIASSIMSKKIAAGADAIVLDVKTGAGAFMKTPEDSEKLAKAMVRIGNNVGRQTMAVISDMSQPLGLAIGNSLEVKEAIDTLKGEGPEDLNELVLTLGSQMVVLAKKAETLDEAREKLIEVMKNGKALEKFKEFLENQGGDGSIVDQPEKLPQAPYQIDVPAKESGVVAEIVADEIGVAAMILGAGRATKEDEIDLSVGIMLNKKVGDRVEKGDSLVTLHASREDVANVVEKIYDNIRIADHADAPTLIHTVITE encoded by the coding sequence ATGAGAATGGTAGATATCATTGCAAAAAAACGTGACGGAAAAGAATTATCTTCAGAGGAAATTTCTTTCTTTGTCAAAGAATATACGGACGGAACAATTCCTGACTACCAAGCAAGTGCCTTGGCTATGGCAATTTTCTTCCAAGATATGACGGATCAAGAACGTGCAGACTTAACGCTCGCTATGGCGAACTCGGGAGACACGATTGACCTCTCTGCCATTGAGGGTATTAAAGTAGACAAGCACTCAACAGGCGGTGTAGGCGATACAACAACGCTTGTACTCGCTCCTCTTGTGGCTGCACTTGATGTACCTGTTGCGAAAATGTCTGGCCGCGGCCTTGGACATACAGGCGGTACAGTGGACAAGCTTGAAGCGGTAAAAGGCTTCCACGTAGAAATTACAAAAGACGAATTCATCGAGCTTGTGAACCGTCATAAAGTAGCGGTCATTGGTCAATCAGGCAACCTGACACCAGCGGATAAAAAGCTTTATGCCCTTCGTGATGTGACAGGAACCGTTAACTCCATCCCGCTCATTGCAAGCTCTATTATGAGTAAGAAAATTGCTGCTGGCGCAGATGCGATCGTACTAGATGTGAAAACAGGTGCAGGTGCTTTCATGAAAACACCTGAAGACTCTGAGAAGCTTGCAAAAGCCATGGTCCGCATCGGAAACAACGTTGGCAGACAAACGATGGCTGTCATCTCTGATATGTCTCAGCCGCTAGGATTAGCGATTGGAAATTCCCTTGAAGTGAAAGAAGCGATTGATACGCTTAAAGGCGAAGGCCCTGAAGACTTAAACGAGCTTGTGCTCACTTTAGGAAGTCAAATGGTCGTTCTTGCGAAAAAAGCAGAAACGCTTGATGAAGCAAGAGAAAAGCTAATTGAAGTCATGAAAAACGGCAAAGCACTTGAGAAATTCAAGGAATTCTTAGAAAATCAAGGTGGGGACGGCTCGATTGTAGATCAGCCGGAAAAACTGCCGCAAGCCCCTTACCAAATCGACGTTCCTGCAAAGGAATCAGGTGTGGTTGCTGAAATCGTCGCAGACGAGATCGGTGTTGCAGCGATGATTCTTGGAGCAGGACGTGCGACAAAAGAGGACGAGATCGACCTATCTGTCGGCATCATGCTGAACAAAAAAGTCGGCGATCGTGTTGAAAAAGGAGATTCACTCGTGACACTTCATGCAAGTCGTGAAGATGTTGCGAATGTCGTGGAGAAAATTTATGACAACATCCGCATCGCAGATCATGCTGATGCACCAACTCTCATTCACACTGTGATCACAGAATAA
- a CDS encoding helix-turn-helix transcriptional regulator translates to MTNPATHFQQLRQHIRDELATVLDFDAACITTIDPATLLSTGSFTDEPIEDIHDQLFQNEFLKKDVHQHESLAKGPVHAASLVQSGEYLNSERYQDILLPKGWSDELRAALVIQGECWGIASLYRLKNKEPFQEQDIRAVIEQTPRLAAKLRDELFRKRDTEEDAAAEQQGFLILSHDYNLLYGNETGLHWLQTFQVFEQIHDRAVMPRPFRALGAKLLYGGIDQTAASMTRLPTGLFLSLQAFRLAQAAGQEEAVMIHIKRAQTNDILPYAAKTYKLTEREMNVLDCLLKGQSTKEIASTLFISTHTVHDHVKAMLQKTNLSSRRMLVYFFSHI, encoded by the coding sequence GTGACCAATCCAGCCACTCATTTTCAGCAGCTGAGACAACACATTCGGGACGAGCTTGCTACCGTCCTTGATTTTGATGCCGCCTGTATCACGACCATCGATCCAGCCACTCTCCTCTCGACAGGTTCCTTCACAGATGAACCGATTGAAGACATTCATGACCAGCTGTTTCAAAATGAGTTCTTAAAAAAGGACGTACATCAGCATGAGTCTCTAGCCAAAGGCCCCGTTCATGCTGCGAGCCTAGTCCAAAGCGGAGAATATCTCAACAGTGAGCGCTACCAAGACATTTTGTTACCTAAAGGATGGTCTGATGAATTGCGGGCAGCTCTTGTGATTCAAGGAGAATGCTGGGGCATTGCCAGCCTCTATCGTCTAAAGAACAAGGAACCTTTTCAAGAACAAGATATTCGAGCGGTCATCGAACAAACGCCTAGACTCGCAGCCAAGCTGAGAGATGAACTTTTCAGGAAAAGAGATACCGAAGAGGACGCGGCGGCGGAGCAGCAGGGCTTCCTCATTCTCTCGCACGATTACAACCTTCTTTATGGAAATGAGACGGGTCTTCATTGGCTTCAGACGTTTCAAGTCTTTGAACAAATCCATGACAGGGCGGTTATGCCGCGCCCGTTTAGAGCATTAGGGGCAAAACTTTTATACGGTGGCATCGACCAAACAGCGGCAAGCATGACGAGATTGCCTACGGGGCTGTTCCTCTCGCTTCAAGCATTTCGATTAGCGCAGGCAGCCGGTCAGGAAGAGGCTGTCATGATTCACATCAAGAGAGCCCAAACCAATGATATTCTTCCTTATGCGGCAAAAACGTACAAGCTGACAGAAAGAGAGATGAACGTCCTCGACTGCTTATTAAAAGGACAGTCTACAAAGGAAATTGCCAGCACTTTATTTATTTCAACCCATACCGTCCATGATCATGTGAAGGCGATGCTACAAAAGACAAATTTGAGCAGCAGACGGATGCTTGTTTACTTTTTCTCTCACATATAA
- a CDS encoding MarR family winged helix-turn-helix transcriptional regulator — MALTAFCSEEAEVLYRLQCVNRMMGVKFEACTGISQSRLELLSLLFQADEISQSDLQKKVNIDSAAVTRHLKQLEAKGMVTRRRKPEDNRVTLVRLTEEGRTRIEASKKEKERFISEMLENVSDEERKLLTDVLSRIQQNIEKIQTT; from the coding sequence ATGGCATTGACTGCATTTTGCTCTGAAGAAGCAGAGGTATTATACCGTTTGCAGTGTGTGAACCGTATGATGGGCGTGAAGTTCGAAGCATGCACGGGCATCAGCCAATCAAGACTAGAGTTGCTATCACTGTTATTCCAAGCAGACGAAATCAGCCAGTCAGATTTGCAGAAAAAAGTAAATATTGATAGTGCGGCTGTGACGCGTCACTTAAAACAGTTAGAAGCAAAAGGAATGGTCACGCGCAGAAGAAAGCCAGAAGATAATCGAGTCACACTTGTTCGTCTGACAGAAGAAGGCAGAACAAGAATCGAAGCTTCTAAAAAAGAAAAAGAACGATTTATCTCAGAAATGCTTGAAAACGTAAGTGACGAAGAACGAAAGCTTCTCACTGATGTGCTCAGCCGAATACAACAAAACATCGAAAAGATTCAAACAACCTAA
- a CDS encoding class I SAM-dependent methyltransferase, which produces MKGNQHWHDPVAESYAATIAYKVPGYQLLHELTIDVLETELKGAASRILTVGAGGGEEIINMLQRKEDWLITGVDPSPSMLDMAKQRVAQLEMESRVTWHEASLDKVSAEPVYDAAVSLLVIHFIEKRQLFLEEIARRLQPDAPFMLAFIQGEMKSQAFQQELHMLSLFMQRQGLEKEVFTSFKDRLGSATHPVPEEEIKEHLIKAGFEDIRPYFQAGMIKGLVCKRGRREADKK; this is translated from the coding sequence ATGAAAGGAAACCAGCATTGGCACGATCCCGTTGCTGAGTCATATGCAGCGACGATTGCCTATAAAGTACCCGGCTATCAGCTATTGCATGAATTGACAATAGACGTATTAGAAACTGAATTAAAGGGAGCGGCTTCCCGCATCCTGACTGTTGGAGCGGGCGGGGGTGAAGAGATCATCAATATGCTTCAAAGAAAAGAAGACTGGCTCATCACAGGGGTCGATCCGTCACCTTCTATGCTGGACATGGCGAAACAGCGAGTTGCACAGCTTGAGATGGAATCGCGTGTCACATGGCATGAGGCCTCATTAGATAAGGTTTCAGCTGAACCTGTTTACGATGCAGCGGTGAGCTTGCTTGTGATTCATTTTATAGAAAAGCGCCAGCTCTTTTTAGAAGAGATTGCCCGCAGGCTTCAACCAGATGCGCCGTTTATGTTGGCATTTATACAGGGAGAGATGAAGTCCCAAGCATTTCAACAGGAGCTTCACATGCTTTCTCTTTTCATGCAGCGGCAAGGTCTAGAAAAAGAAGTGTTTACGTCCTTTAAAGACAGGCTGGGAAGCGCGACACACCCTGTTCCCGAGGAAGAGATAAAAGAGCATTTAATCAAAGCAGGATTTGAAGACATCAGACCTTATTTTCAGGCAGGAATGATTAAGGGGCTTGTTTGCAAGCGAGGTCGTAGAGAGGCGGATAAGAAATGA
- a CDS encoding sugar-binding transcriptional regulator, which produces MDREKQQLSIEAARLYYLSDYSQQEIAKQLDLSRPTVSRLLQYAKEKGYVQITVMDPFEDLNELSSLLKEKYDLLEAHVVFSPKDDYPTITEYLSQFGAEYLQNTVKDGDIVGVSWGTTMYQIAQKMQPKQVKGVEVVQLKGGISHSHVNTYSAETIQLFAEAFQTAPRYLPLPVVFDSAAVKEMVEQDRHIQRIIEMGKQANIAVFTVGTVRDEALLFRLGYFREEEKALLKASSVGDICSRFYDQEGRICSEAINNRTIGVELDDLRTKERSILVAGGHRKVASIHGALRGKYANVLMIDQHTAKALLNVTK; this is translated from the coding sequence ATGGATCGGGAGAAACAACAACTGAGTATTGAAGCGGCAAGGCTGTATTATTTATCGGATTACAGCCAGCAGGAAATTGCCAAACAGCTCGACCTGTCGAGACCAACTGTATCTCGGCTGCTTCAATATGCGAAGGAGAAGGGGTACGTCCAGATAACGGTAATGGACCCGTTTGAAGACTTGAATGAGCTGTCTTCATTGCTCAAGGAAAAATATGACCTGCTCGAAGCTCATGTGGTGTTTTCGCCCAAAGATGATTATCCAACGATCACCGAATACTTGAGCCAATTTGGTGCTGAGTACTTGCAAAACACAGTAAAAGACGGTGATATCGTTGGTGTGAGCTGGGGAACCACCATGTATCAAATTGCTCAAAAGATGCAACCTAAACAGGTCAAAGGTGTAGAGGTTGTCCAGCTGAAGGGTGGGATTAGCCACTCCCATGTGAATACATATTCTGCGGAAACCATCCAGCTGTTTGCCGAGGCCTTTCAAACAGCACCGCGCTATTTACCACTTCCTGTTGTATTTGATAGTGCTGCCGTCAAGGAGATGGTTGAACAGGACAGACATATTCAGCGCATCATTGAAATGGGCAAACAGGCGAATATTGCTGTGTTCACTGTTGGAACGGTAAGAGATGAAGCCCTTTTGTTTAGACTTGGTTACTTCCGCGAAGAAGAAAAAGCACTGCTCAAAGCATCCAGCGTTGGGGACATCTGTTCGCGCTTTTATGATCAAGAAGGACGCATTTGCAGTGAAGCGATTAACAACCGTACGATTGGCGTGGAGCTTGATGATTTAAGGACAAAAGAACGCTCTATTCTTGTTGCTGGCGGACATCGCAAGGTTGCTTCTATCCACGGGGCACTAAGAGGAAAATATGCGAACGTATTGATGATCGATCAGCATACAGCAAAGGCTCTTTTAAATGTCACAAAATAG
- a CDS encoding aldose 1-epimerase family protein, protein MRTIENDQLLIQINERGAEVREVLHKESGRQYMWSGDPAYWGRVSPVLFPIVGRLKNDQYKIDDQTYELTQHGFLRDVDFDLHEETKHTVTFQYESKGRHIEQYPSEFTARIRYELSENGLMISWEIDNVGDDTMYFSIGGHPAFQVPLIEGERTADYSLTLTPSTEHLPVQYELKNSLVREKEKSIQLKPIQLRPELFQHDAMIFSHINRVSLVSQAGHGVEFDLTGFPFVGIWSPYHQETSTMAPFVCIEPWYGIADVEGTNGQYKEKFGIQTLEKNETFQAAYTIFFK, encoded by the coding sequence ATGAGAACAATTGAAAATGATCAGTTATTGATTCAGATCAATGAGAGGGGTGCCGAGGTCAGAGAGGTGCTTCATAAGGAAAGTGGACGTCAATATATGTGGTCTGGCGATCCTGCATACTGGGGCAGGGTGTCGCCTGTCTTATTCCCGATTGTTGGACGATTAAAGAATGACCAATACAAGATAGATGATCAAACCTATGAGCTCACGCAGCATGGATTCTTGCGTGATGTTGATTTTGATTTACATGAAGAAACGAAACATACAGTGACCTTTCAATATGAATCAAAAGGCCGCCACATCGAGCAGTATCCCTCTGAATTTACCGCCCGTATTCGATACGAGCTGTCGGAAAATGGTCTGATGATTTCCTGGGAAATTGATAATGTCGGAGATGACACGATGTATTTCTCCATCGGAGGTCACCCCGCATTTCAAGTTCCGCTAATTGAAGGAGAGCGCACAGCAGATTATTCCCTGACATTGACGCCTTCTACTGAGCATCTTCCTGTCCAATATGAACTAAAAAATTCACTTGTCAGGGAGAAAGAAAAAAGCATTCAGCTTAAACCAATTCAGCTTCGACCAGAGCTTTTTCAGCATGATGCGATGATCTTTAGTCATATCAATCGAGTGTCATTGGTGTCTCAGGCAGGTCACGGGGTTGAGTTTGATCTCACTGGTTTTCCGTTCGTTGGTATTTGGTCACCTTATCATCAAGAAACGAGCACAATGGCTCCTTTTGTTTGTATTGAGCCTTGGTACGGTATTGCCGATGTTGAAGGGACGAATGGGCAGTACAAGGAAAAGTTCGGTATTCAAACTTTAGAGAAGAATGAGACCTTCCAAGCCGCCTATACGATTTTCTTCAAATGA